A genomic stretch from Lepisosteus oculatus isolate fLepOcu1 chromosome 7, fLepOcu1.hap2, whole genome shotgun sequence includes:
- the pnpla3 gene encoding patatin-like phospholipase domain containing 3, with amino-acid sequence MKDLLPGMFGLEGGWNISFAGCGFLGVYHIGVASCLLEVAPHLIRDANKIYGASAGALTAAAIVSRACLAQCCEDVMEVAKEARKRNLGPLHPSFNMVKILRSGLHRALPHDAHLLASGRLCVSLTRVSDGQNVLVSDFSSKEELIQALICSCFVPIYCGLIPPLFRGVRYVDGGISNNLPQYELKNTITISPFSGESDICPRDNSTNFHELRVTNTSIQFSLDNLYRLTRALFPPEPKILAEMCQSGYKDALRFLKENSLTRPPLASAGPPAVQPKHPKATCCPGQREGRDGAPAPPPEEEPAGRRLLRRLWLLRQEPWRLDERFIDSLPPTLRKVFFEACEERKGLYAQLTSLLPMRVASYVLMPYTLPVESAYSVALRLVEWLPELSDDVRWMCHLAGSVYRRAWGRAAPDAPSRTPLRKCMSLPPAMETQRPGLGLRGNPHLSSAELEAWYWGLPGSPLPPAEPPRARFFDSSEDSESEASVADELEPEL; translated from the exons ATGAAGGATCTTCTCCCGGGGATGTTTGGGCTGGAAGGAGGGTGGAATATTTCCTTCGCCGGCTGCGGATTTCTGGGGGTGTACCACATCGGGGTGGCCAGCTGCCTGCTGGAGGTCGCCCCTCACCTGATCAGGGACGCCAACAAGATCTACGGGGCGTCCGCAGGTGCCCTCACGGCTGCGGCCATCGTGAGCCGCGCTTGTTTGG CCCAGTGCTGTGAAGATGTCATGGAAGTGGCAAAGGAAGCCAGGAAGCGGAACCTGGGCCCCCTGCACCCCAGCTTCAACATGGTGAAGATCCTGCGCAGCGGGCTGCACCGCGCCCTGCCCCACGACGCCCACCTGCTGGCCTCGGGCCGCCTCTGCGTCTCGCTCACCCGCGTGTCCGACGGACAGAACGTGCTGGTGTCCGACTTCAGCTCCAAGGAGGAGCTGATTCAG GCGCTGATTTGCAGCTGTTTTGTGCCCATTTACTGCGGCCTGATCCCGCCCCTGTTCCGCGGCGTG CGTTATGTGGATGGAGGAATAAGCAATAACCTGCCCCAGTATGAACTGAAGAACACCATCACCATCTCCCCTTTCTCTGGAGAGAGTGACATCTGCCCCAGGGATAACTCCACCAACTTCCATGAGCTGCGGGTCACCAACACCAGCATCCAGTTCAGCCTGGACAACCTGTACAGGCTGACCAGAGCGCTCTTCCCCCCTGAGCCCAAG ATCTTGGCTGAAATGTGTCAGAGTGGATACAAGGATGCACTTCGATTCCTGAAAGAGAACA gTCTCACGAGGCCGCCCCTGGCCTCCGCGGGCCCGCCGGCGGTGCAGCCCAAGCACCCGAAAGCCACCTGCTGCCCGGGGCAGAGGGAGGGGAGGGACGGGGCGCCAGCCCCCCCGCCCGAGGAGGAGCCAGCGGGGCGCCGGCTGCTCCGGAGACTCTGGCTGCTGCGCCAGGAGCCCTGGCGCCTGGACGAGCGCTTCATCGACAGCCTTCCGCCCACCCTCAGGAAAG TGTTCTTCGAGGCCTGCGAGGAGAGGAAGGGGCTGTACGCCCAGCTGACCAGCCTGCTGCCCATGCGCGTGGCCTCCTACGTGCTCATGCCCTACACCCTTCCCGTGGAGTCTGCGTACTCGGTGGCACTGAG GCTGGTGGAGTGGCTGCCGGAGCTGTCGGACGACGTGCGCTGGATGTGCCACCTGGCCGGCTCGGTGTACAGACGGGCCTGGGGGAGGGCGGCACCCGACGCGCCCAG CCGGACGCCTCTCCGCAAGTGCATGAGCCTGCCCCCGGCGATGGAGACGCAGCGCCCCGGTCTGGGCCTGCGGGGGAACCCCCACTTGTCCTCCGCGGAGCTGGAGGCCTGGTACTGGGGCCTCCCCGGCTCGCCCCTCCCGCCTGCGGAGCCCCCTCGCGCCCGCTTCTTCGACAGCTCCGAGGACTCCGAGTCGGAGGCGAGCGTGGCGGACGAGCTGGAGCCCGAGCTGTGA
- the sult4a1 gene encoding sulfotransferase 4A1 yields MAESEAETPSTPIEFESKYFEYNGVRLPPFCRGKMEEIANFSLRNSDIWIVTYPKSGTSLLQEVVYLVSQGVDPDEIGLMNIDEQLPVLEYPQPGLDIIQELTSPRLIKSHLPYRFLPTAMHNGESKVIYMARNPKDLVVSYYQFHRSLRTMSYRGTFQEFCRRFMNDKLGYGSWFEHVQEFWEHRMDSNVLFLKYEDMYKDLATLVEQLARFLGVSCDKAQLESMVESCHQLIEQCCNPETLSICRGRVGLWKDIFTVSMNEKFDAVYKQKMGKSDLTFDFSL; encoded by the exons ATGGCGGAGAGCGAGGCGGAGACCCCGAGCACCCCGATAGAGTTCGAGAGCAAATACTTCGAGTACAATGGCGTGCGCCTTCCTCCCTTCTGCCGGGGGAAGATGGAGGAGATCGCGAACTTCTCCCTCCGGAACAGTGACATATGGATCGTCACCTACCCCAAGTCAG GGACCAGCCTGCTGCAGGAGGTGGTGTACCTCGTCAGCCAGGGCGTGGACCCTGATGAGATCGGGCTGATGAACATCGACGAGCAGCTCCCTGTCCTGGAGTACCCCCAGCCGGGCCTCGACATCATTCAG GAGCTGACGTCTCCTCGCCTGATCAAAAGCCACCTGCCCTACCGGTTCCTGCCCACCGCCATGCACAACGGAGAGTCCAAG GTGATATACATGGCCAGGAACCCCAAAGACCTGGTGGTGTCCTACTATCAGTTTCACCGCTCCCTGCGCACCATGAGCTACAGGGGGACGTTTCAGGAGTTCTGCCGCCGGTTCATGAATGACAAGC TGGGGTATGGATCCTGGTTTGAGCACGTGCAGGAATTCTGGGAGCACCGAATGGACTCCAATGTGCTGTTCTTGAAATATGAAGACATGTACAAG GACCTGGCGACCCTGGTGGAGCAGCTGGCGCGGTTCCTGGGCGTGTCGTGTGACAAGGCCCAGCTGGAGTCCATGGTGGAGAGCTGCCACCAGCTGATAGAGCAGTGCTGCAACCCGGAGACCCTCTCCATCTGCAGGG GGCGCGTGGGTCTGTGGAAGGACATCTTCACCGTCTCGATGAACGAGAAGTTCGACGCGGTCTACAAGCAGAAGATGGGCAAGTCGGACCTGACCTTTGACTTCAGCCTGTGA